AAGCAAATTACCGAAATTGCTGTAAAAGCGATGTCTCCTGGTATTAATGATCCTGGAACAACTATTATCGCGATAGATTATCTTGCAGAACTTTTTCAAAGCAGAATGTATAAAAACGATATAAGTATCTTGTTGGAAGATAATAAACCAGTAGTAAAAATTAGCTCTGTGACATTTAAAGAGTTACTATATTTTGTTATGGCTCCAATTAGGACTTATGCAAAGCACGACGTTATTATAGTTAATAAATTAATTAATCTATTTCAGCATTTAGCATTTAATATAGATTGTGATAATAAAGGCTATTTAGCAGATATTGATAACGAAGTTAAACGCTTATCAATAGATGCTAATAGTGCTATAAGTAATCAGGAGGATTTAAAATTAATAAACGACAGGTTAAAATCTTTTAATCTATAATTTAAACTTATAAATGTTATTATCTTCTTTACCAGAGTCTTCGTCTGTAATATAAATAGACGTGTTATTTATAAAGCAAACACCTTCTTTTTGACTATCATGATTTAATGAGATGCTCTCTACATTACCATCAAAAAAAGCATCGGATTTAAAGTTTGTAAGTTTCCAAATCCTATCATGATTTAATAGTATAATGGTAGAGCCATCAGGACTGATGTCTGCAGATGTTACACGTGTATCTTTTCCTTTTAGTTTGTAGTCTGTAACATACGTTGCAACGTGAGACCCAATGGTGTTTGGTACTTTAATAACCATTGTTTTTTTATTCTCTTTACTAAAAATATAAAAGTCATTATTCCATAAAAAGAAAGCTTCAAAATCTTCAGACTTAATATCATCAGGTAATGTAAAGCGTATAGTTTCAGCTTCTGTTTTGTCCTTAATGTTTGCTATGTTATTGACTTTATATATAAAAAAGTGGTCTCGTTTTCTTGAGTTATTTCCAAAATCTCCAATGTATAAATTCCCATTGTTGTCAGCAGCTAAGTCTTCCCAGTCATGGTTTTTAATATTGCTAATATCTATATCTTTAATAATATTACCTTTTTTGTCTAAACCATACACATTGTTTTTATTACCTGCATCCTCAATAGTCCAAATTAAATCAGATCCACTAATTAATTGTGCTGCAGAAGCTTCGTCCAAATCACCATCTATGGATCCTACTACAGTTAGTTTTCCTGTGTTGCAAGACATAAAAAGTAATGCAAAAACTAGTATTGGTTTTAAATGAAAAGTCATAAATTGTCATGTTTAAAATAAGATTAAATATAGGCATATAACAAGCCAGACTAAAGTTTGTAATCTTAAAGTATTTATAAAATTAATGAACAAAATATTAAAATTTGGTCATAGAGGAGCAAAAGGTCATGTGACAGAAAACACTTTGGAGTCAATCCAAAAGGCTTTGGATTTGGGTGTCGATGGGATCGAAATTGATGTTCACGTGTGCAAAACAGGAGAGCTAGTTGTTTTTCATGATTTTACGTTAGATAGAATTACGGATGGTACAGGAGAAATTGGTAAATTTTCGTTATCGGAATTAAAGCAATTAAAGGTTGAAAATCTACATAGTATCCCAACGCTAACTGAAGTATTAGATTTAATTGATAATAAAATTTTTATAAATATTGAGTTAAAAGGCGAACATACCGCTAATCCAACTTGTGCTGTAATTAAAGATTACGTGGACAATAAAAATTGGACAATGGACCATTTTATTGTTAGTAGTTTTCAAGAAAAAGAGTTGCTTGACGTGTTTAGTTGCAACCCTAATATAGTATTAGGCGTTTTAACAAAAGCAAGTGTAAATCAAGCAGTTGCTTTAGCTAAGCGGATTAATGCAAAAGCAATACATCCTAATTTAGCATTGTTAAGTAAGGACAATGTTAAACAAACACAAGACCAAGGTTATAAGGTTAATGTTTGGACAGTCAATACTAAGCAAGCTATTGCACGTATGAAAAGCTATAATGTTGATGCTATAATAAGTGATTTTCCAGATAGATTATGAAACAGTACGATGTAATAATAATAGGTGGTGGTGCAGCTGGTTTTTTTGCAGCAATTAACATTGGTGAGTTATATCCCAATTTAAAAATAGCTGTTTTAGAAAGAGGTAAAGATGTACTAGGTAAGGTTAAGGTGTCTGGTGGTGGACGTTGTAATGTAACACATGCCGAGTTTGTTCCGCAAGAATTAACCAGTTACTATCCAAGAGGTGAAAAGGAACTTTTAGGACCTTTTCACACCTTTATGACTGGAGATACTATGGAGTGGTTTGAAAATAGAGGCGTATCATTAAAAATTGAAGACGATGGACGCATATTCCCAACCAGTAATAATTCGCAAACCATTATTGATTGCTTTTTAAACGAAGCTGATAAATATAATGTTGAGGTATTAACAAATCAATCCGTAACAAGTTTTAGCCCAATCGACCAGCAATGGGAAGTGGTTACAAAATCGGACCATTTTACAGCTAAAAAACTTATTGTGGCTACAGGAAGTAATCCTAAAATTTGGTCTTTTTTAGAGCAGTTAGGGCATACTATTATCAAGCCTGTACCTTCATTGTTTACATTTAATATTAATGATGCAAGGATTAAAGATATTCCAGGTGTTGTGGCTCAAAACGTAACAGTTAAAGTAATAGGGACTAAGTTAGAGTCTTCAGGTCCTTTATTAATTACACATTGGGGAATGAGTGCGCCTTCCATATTAAAACTATCAGCTTTTGGTGCTTTAGATTTGGCTAAAAAAGAGTATAAATTTGATATTGAAGTTAATTTTGTAAACCAAGATTTTGAGGACGTGCTGTCAGATTTAAAAACATATAAGCAAGACTTGTCTAAAAAAACAGTGTTTAAAGCAGCACAATTTGATATGCCAAAACGGTTATGGAAAATGTTAGTTGAAGCTGCAGGAATAACTGAAGATACGCGTTGGGCAGATTTAAATAAATCCCAATTAGATGATTTGGCTGGTCAATTAACTACAGCAATTTTTAAAGTAGACGGAAAAAGTACGTTTAAAGAAGAATTTGTTACAGCAGGAGGAATAGATTTAAAGGAAGTTAATTTTAAAAATTACCAAAGTAAATTGCATAGTAACCTGTATTTTGCTGGCGAAATTATTAATGTTGATGCCTTGACAGGTGGATTTAATTTCCAAAATGCATGGACAGGAGCTTACATTGTGGCTAAAAATATTGAGATTTAATATGGAGACTTTTATTGTGTTTTTAAGAGGTATTAATGTTGGAGGACACAACAAAATAAAAATGCTAGATTTACGTCAAGTGTTATCAGAGATAGGCTTTAATGATGTAAAAACGTATATTCAAACAGGTAATATTATACTAAAAACGGATTTAAAAGACAAAGCAATTATAACCAGTAAGATAGAGGAGTCTATTTTAAATCATTTTGGTTTTAACATACCAACTCTAGTAAAAACAAAAGCAGACCTTGATTTAATATTTAAAAAATGTCCTTTTACTGATGCAGAAAAAGAAAACAGCTATTTTGCTCTACTTTATAACGCTCCAAGTCAAAGTCAAATCACAGCATTATCAAATTATGATTTTCCAAATGAAAAATTTACTATAACTAACCAGTGTATCTATCTTTATTCAAGTGTAGGTTATGGAAGGACTAAGGCAAATAGTAATTTTTTTGAAACTAAATTAAAAATCAAAGCTACCGCTAGAAATTTTAAAACACTTACTAAGGTAGTATCGCTAATAAAAAATTAGTTTTTGTTTCGAATAGCATCCCAAGACATTTCTATTGCTAGATCTATTTCCTCTTTTGTCATGTCCAATTCTTCGTTACTCTTTAGTCTAACTGCAGATATTACGGTTCCAAAAGCCATTTGCAAAATTAATCTTATAGGTACATTTCTAACATGCTTTTCTTCAATTCCTTTTAAAAAGAAATCTCTAATGTTAGCAATATAAGGTACAGATTGATTAACAATCTCTTTAGATATAATTGGTGGTGCAGCAACGTACTCGACAAATTGAAAAGCTAAGGGGTTTCCAACAAAGTAGTTGTACAAATTGGACCACATGGTTTCAAATTGTGCTTTAAAATCGCCTTCAGGTAAATTAGCCATTAAAACCACACCATAATCTTGAACAATCATCTTGTATAGTTCTTGTATAACCTCATTTTTATTTTCAAAATAATGGTATATCGTACCAACAGCTACATTAGCTTCTTTGGCGACTTGAGACATAGGTGTAGCGTGTACACCTTGTTTAACCACTAATTCTAACATAGTGATTATTATACGTTGTTTTTTGTCCATTTAGACAGGTTGTATTTTATGGTAAAAAGCGGTGAGGCGAAGTTTTAAGGGAACTTTTTTTACCTATCAGTTAACATTATAAATTTTTTTAGAAAGACAAACGATTTGTTAAGGGTTGTTAATCAGTAAATTGAATGTTCATTCGGTGCTCAAAATTAATAAATTAGTTTAAATATTAAAGCTATATTTGTATAAATTTAATTATTAGATGGATTTATCACGTTTTTTATTAAAAAACTATCAAAATAAGCTAAATAACGGAAGTGTAACTTGGTCTTCTCCAAGTAATATTGCGCTAGTTAAATATTGGGGAAAAAAAGAACATCAAATTCCAGAAAACCCATCAATCAGTTTTACTTTAGATTCTTGTAAAACAATTACTGAGTTGCATTATATTAAAAAGCAAAAAGGTAATAATAGTTTTGACTTCAAGGTTTTTTTAGATGAAGAATTAAAGCCTGACTTTCATCCTAAAATCGAAACGTTTTTTAAGCGTATTGAAAGTTATGTGCCTTTTTTAAAAGAATTTGAGTTTACTATTAAAACTAAAAACACGTTTCCTCATAGTTCTGGTATTGCATCTTCCGCATCAGGTATGAGCGCTTTAGCTTTGTGTATAATGAGCATAGAAAAACAATTAAATCCAGAATTATCTCAAGCGCATTTTATCCAAAAAGCATCCTTTTTAGCAAGATTAGGATCAGGTAGTGCTTGTAGGAGTGTGGAAGGTGATTTAGTAGTTTGGGGTAAACACCCAAAAATTGAAGATAGTAGCGATTTGTTTGGTGTAAAATATCCGTATAAAGTTCACGATATTTTTAAAAACTATAACGATACTATATTATTGGTTGATAAAGGAGAAAAACAGGTAAGTAGCACAGTTGGTCATAATTTAATGCATGGACACCCATTTGCTAGCCAACGTTTTGATCAAGCAGTAGACAACATAACCGCAATCAAATCAATTTTAGAAACAGGAGACTTAAATCAGTTTATTGCTTTAGTCGAAAGTGAAGCCTTGACGCTACACGCTATGATGATGACAAGTATGCCTTATTTTATTTTAATGAAACCTAATACGCTAGAAATTATTAATAAAATCTGGCAATTTAGGAAGGATACAGGATTACCTGTTTGCTTTACTTTAGATGCAGGTGCTAATGTACATGTCTTATATCCAGATAAATATAAAGATAAAATTTATGAATTCATTAAGGAACAGTTAGTTGCATATTGTCAAAACGGTCACTATATTTGTGATAAAATTGGTTTTGGCGCAAAACAGTTGTAACTTTATAAAACCAATGCTTAATTGCTTATGAAAGGCCCTTTATTTTATTCAAAAATTTTATTATTCGGAGAGTACGGTATTATTAAAGACTCTAAAGGTCTGTCAATACCTTATAATTTTTATAATGGTGCGCTAAAAATGGAGGACAATCCATCGGAAGTAGCGCAACAATCAAATCAAAGTTTACAACGCTTTGCTGACTATTTGTCTAAAATAGACCATTCATTAGTCGTTTTTGATATACAGTCATTAAATAAAGACGTTAAAGCAGGTATGTACTTTGACTCTTCAATTCCGCAAGGATATGGAGTTGGTAGTAGTGGTGCGTTAGTTGCAGCAATATATGACAAGTATGCACAAGATAAAATTACTGTCTTAGAAAATTTGACACGTGAAAAGTTGTTAACGCTTAAAGCTATTTTTTCTGAAATGGAATCTTTTTTTCATGGAAAATCTTCGGGATTAGATCCGCTTAATAGTTATTTAAGCTTACCAATTTTAATAAATTCTAAAGAAAATATTGAAGCTACAGGTATACCAACACAAAGTAGTGATGGTCAAGGTGCTGTGTTTTTGTTAGACTCTGGTATTATTGGAGAAACTGCTCCAATGGTAAGTATCTTTATGGAAAACATGAAGAAAGAAGGGTTTAGAACAATGCTTAAAAATCAATTTATAAAGCACACAGATGCGTGTGTAGATGACTTTTTAAAAGGAGATATAAAATCGCTGTTTAAAAATACCAAGCAGTTATCTAAAGTTGTGCTAAATAACTTTAAACCAATGATTCCGGCTCAATTCCATGAGTTATGGAAAAACGGAATAGAGACTAACGACTATTACTTAAAACTTTGTGGTTCAGGTGGTGGAGGTTATATCTTAGGTTTTACACCTGATATTAAAAAAGCACAATTAGCCTTAAAAGACTATAAATTAGAAGTGGTTTATAATTTTTAATTCACACCATTATTTTTTGAAAACAGAACTAAATCATTTTTCAATAGGCTTATTCGTTTGGCAGTTATTCATGATTTTGCTGTTATTAGCATTCATCGTTTTGGTTTATAAAATTTATAAAAAAATTACATCTAATAAATAGTTAATGCTCACTAGAAAGCAAAAACATATACTTATTAAGTTTTTTAGTATGTTTTCTGTAATTAGAGGCTATAATATACTAGTTGTAGTCCTTGCACAATATTTAGCGTCAATTTACATTTTTGCTTCGGACAAACCACTAAAAAAGGTGTTGTTTGATGTTAATCTGCTAATGCTAGTCTTAGCAACAGCAGCTGTAATTGCAGGAGGATATATAATTAATAATTTTTACGATTCTGAAAAAGATTTAATCAACAGGCCTAACAAAACAATGTTAGATAAGTTAGTAAGTCAAAATACTAAGTTGTCTTTTTATTTTGTCCTTAATTTTTCAGCAGTAGTAATGGCTAGTTACGTGTCTTTTAAGCCAGTATTATTCTTTTCGTTTTATATTTTTTCAATTTGGTTTTATTCACATAAACTAAAAAAAATGCCTATTGTAGGTAATGTAGTGTCGTCAATATTGACATTAACACCATTTTTTGTAATTTTTGTCTACTATCATAATTTTAAGTCAGTAGTATTTGTTCATGCTACGTTTCTATTTTTAATAATTGCTATAAGAGAATTAACTAAGGATTTGGAGAATATAAAAGGAGACTTAACACTAAACTATAGGACTATCCCTATTGTATATGGTGAGCGCACATCCAAAAAAATGATTAGTGTTTTGGTTATAGCGACGTTGTTTCCGGTTTATTTTTTAATAGCAAAATTTGATATTGGATATATGTATCTGTATTTTTATGTGTGCGAGGCTCTGTTGGTTGTCTATTTATTTTTATTATGGCGATCAGTGACTAAAACACACTATTTGTGGTTGCATAATATCTTAAAAATAATAATCGTAGCAGGAGTGTTTAGTATACTGCTAATCAATATTGATTTAGTTTTAAATCGAATTCTTTAGTGGTTAAATCATTAACATTCATACGATAATTAACAACAGATGAAAAATTCGTTGTAGATTTGCAAAAAATTATATTATGAGTAGACATAAAGGTGGTAATGATAAAGGAAAGTCTTCAGGACGAGGAAGTGATAATGCTAAAAGCAAAACTTTTGCTAGAGGCAATGCACCTATAAAAAAGAAAGTTGCTCCAAAAGCAAAGCCTACAAGCGCTACTAACTCTGATTTAATCAGATTAAATAAATACGTAGCTAATTCTGGGATGTGTTCTCGAAGAGAAGCTGATCAACATATTGCAATGGGTTTAGTTACCGTAAATGGTAAAGTTGTGGTAGAGATGGGTTATAAAGTTAAGCTAGAGGATGAAGTAAGATACGATGGAGCTAGAATTAATCCAGAAAAGAAGGCTTACGTTTTATTAAACAAGCCAAAAGGGTTTGCTACAACTACAAGTGAACAAAAAGGTAGAACCGTTATGGACCTAGTAGCTAATGCTTCAAGTTCTAGAATTAAGCCAATAGGACGTTTAGGACGTAACTCTACAGGTTTATTACTTTTTACTAACGACGAAAAGATTGTAGCACGTTTTACTAATTCTAATAAAGGTGTTGAAAGATTATTTCATTTAGAGTTGGATAAAAACTTAAAAATGGAAGATCTTAAAAAAATCAGAGAAGGTTTTAAGGTTGAAGGTAAACAAGTTGGTGTTGAAGAAATTGACTATGTAAATAATACAAAGAATGAAGTTGGTGTAAAAATTAAAAACACAGGAAACACTATTTTGCATACAATATTTGAGCATTTAAAATATGAATTAGTTAGAATTGATTGTGTTCAAATAGCGCATTTAACTAAAAAAGATATACCACGAGGTAATTGGAAAATATTATCAGAACAAGAGGTTAACACATTAAAAATGATGTAGTTTATATCTCTAACAAAACAAAAAAACTCGCTTTAATAGCGAGTTTTTTTGTTTGTTATAATTTTAAGTTGGTAACGTTTTTGGCGGATACTATTCAATTATGATGTTTTCATTTAATCCATCAATGTAGTTTAGTACGTCATCTTTACCAATGTCTTTGCTAGAAGATGTTATAAAGTAATTTGGCATTTCTTCCCATGTTTCTAACAGTATTGTTTTATAGTCTTCAACGTGATTTTCAATAGCTTTAGGTTTTAACTTATCTGCTTTTGTAAATATGATAGAAAAAGGTATTCCGCTTTCTCCTAAATATTGCATAAATTCTTGATCTATAGGTTGTGGTTTATGTCTAATATCCACAAGTACAAATGCAGTTACTAATTGCTCTCGGTTTTCAAAATAATGTGTTATAAATTTTTGAAACACCTTCTTTGTGCTCTTGGATACTTTAGCATAACCATAACCTGGTAAATCAACTAAAAACCAATCTTTATTTATTATAAAATGGTTGATTAGTTGGGTTTTTCCTGGTCTTCTAGATGTTTTAGCTAGACTTTTTCTGCTTGTAAGCATATTGATTAAGGACGACTTTCCAACGTTACTTCTACCAATAAAAGCATATTCTGGTATGCGATCTTTAGGACACTTTGAAGCATCAGAATTACTGGTTACAAACTCGGCAGATTTAATATGCATGTATTACTAGTGTTTTGATTTCGGTTAAACCAAAAATCTTATATTAAGTTATATTGTAAGACTGGTAAGATATTAAATATCACGTTTTTTAAACCAATCAAATAATATTTGATTAAAAGTTTCAGGATGCTCCATCATCGCAGCATGACCACATTTTTCGATCCAAAATAAATCAGAGTCAGGAAGTAATAAATTAAATTCTTCTGCAACTTCTGGTGGTGTTACACCATCATTTCTACCCCAAATTATACAAGTCGGAACAGTCATTTTAGGTAAGTCTTTAGCCATATTATGTCTAATAGCACTTTTTGCAATAGCTAAAGTTTTAATAAGTTTATTTCGGTCGTTAACGGTTTCATAAACTTCGTCCACTATTTCTTTTGTGGCTACTGCAGGATCGTAAAATACCTCTTGCGCTTTCTTTTTAATTACCTCGTAATCACTTCGTTTAGTGTATCCTCCACCCATTGCGCTTTCGTATAATCCAGAGCTACCAGTTATTACTAAAGCTTTTACTTTGTCAGGATGCATTTTTGTGTGATATAAGCCAATGTGTCCTCCTAATGAGTTGCCTAGCAAAATGACGTTATCAAGTTCTTTAAAAGCAATAAAATCGTATAGGTATTTAGCAAATGCTTTGACATTTGTTTTAAGTAAGGACATGCTATAAATAGGCAGTTCTGGGATAATTACTTTGTATCCATTTGTGCTAAAAAAAGTGGTCACAGCATCAAAATTACTTAAACCTCCCATTAGTCCGTGAAGTACAATTATTGGTTGTCCTTCACCAACTTCAATATAGTTGAATTTTCCTTCTTTTTTAAGTATACGCGTCATTAATGGCTAGTAGTTTACATCAAAAGCAAATATAACTAATTCATTTAAAAAACAGACATTTTAATCATTTAGTTAAGTGTCTGTCGTGTTAATAAAAAGCAAAATTTCCCACCTAAGATTTCGGCTTGGTTTGTTGACTTTGTTTAAGCTTGGACTTGATTTGTCTCCTAAAAGGTGTTAAAATTGGAATACTTATCAACAAAGTGGTAAAA
The genomic region above belongs to Olleya sp. Hel_I_94 and contains:
- a CDS encoding glycerophosphodiester phosphodiesterase, with translation MNKILKFGHRGAKGHVTENTLESIQKALDLGVDGIEIDVHVCKTGELVVFHDFTLDRITDGTGEIGKFSLSELKQLKVENLHSIPTLTEVLDLIDNKIFINIELKGEHTANPTCAVIKDYVDNKNWTMDHFIVSSFQEKELLDVFSCNPNIVLGVLTKASVNQAVALAKRINAKAIHPNLALLSKDNVKQTQDQGYKVNVWTVNTKQAIARMKSYNVDAIISDFPDRL
- a CDS encoding NAD(P)/FAD-dependent oxidoreductase, coding for MKQYDVIIIGGGAAGFFAAINIGELYPNLKIAVLERGKDVLGKVKVSGGGRCNVTHAEFVPQELTSYYPRGEKELLGPFHTFMTGDTMEWFENRGVSLKIEDDGRIFPTSNNSQTIIDCFLNEADKYNVEVLTNQSVTSFSPIDQQWEVVTKSDHFTAKKLIVATGSNPKIWSFLEQLGHTIIKPVPSLFTFNINDARIKDIPGVVAQNVTVKVIGTKLESSGPLLITHWGMSAPSILKLSAFGALDLAKKEYKFDIEVNFVNQDFEDVLSDLKTYKQDLSKKTVFKAAQFDMPKRLWKMLVEAAGITEDTRWADLNKSQLDDLAGQLTTAIFKVDGKSTFKEEFVTAGGIDLKEVNFKNYQSKLHSNLYFAGEIINVDALTGGFNFQNAWTGAYIVAKNIEI
- a CDS encoding DUF1697 domain-containing protein gives rise to the protein METFIVFLRGINVGGHNKIKMLDLRQVLSEIGFNDVKTYIQTGNIILKTDLKDKAIITSKIEESILNHFGFNIPTLVKTKADLDLIFKKCPFTDAEKENSYFALLYNAPSQSQITALSNYDFPNEKFTITNQCIYLYSSVGYGRTKANSNFFETKLKIKATARNFKTLTKVVSLIKN
- a CDS encoding TetR/AcrR family transcriptional regulator, whose amino-acid sequence is MDKKQRIIITMLELVVKQGVHATPMSQVAKEANVAVGTIYHYFENKNEVIQELYKMIVQDYGVVLMANLPEGDFKAQFETMWSNLYNYFVGNPLAFQFVEYVAAPPIISKEIVNQSVPYIANIRDFFLKGIEEKHVRNVPIRLILQMAFGTVISAVRLKSNEELDMTKEEIDLAIEMSWDAIRNKN
- a CDS encoding diphosphomevalonate/mevalonate 3,5-bisphosphate decarboxylase family protein, with translation MDLSRFLLKNYQNKLNNGSVTWSSPSNIALVKYWGKKEHQIPENPSISFTLDSCKTITELHYIKKQKGNNSFDFKVFLDEELKPDFHPKIETFFKRIESYVPFLKEFEFTIKTKNTFPHSSGIASSASGMSALALCIMSIEKQLNPELSQAHFIQKASFLARLGSGSACRSVEGDLVVWGKHPKIEDSSDLFGVKYPYKVHDIFKNYNDTILLVDKGEKQVSSTVGHNLMHGHPFASQRFDQAVDNITAIKSILETGDLNQFIALVESEALTLHAMMMTSMPYFILMKPNTLEIINKIWQFRKDTGLPVCFTLDAGANVHVLYPDKYKDKIYEFIKEQLVAYCQNGHYICDKIGFGAKQL
- a CDS encoding mevalonate kinase, whose protein sequence is MKGPLFYSKILLFGEYGIIKDSKGLSIPYNFYNGALKMEDNPSEVAQQSNQSLQRFADYLSKIDHSLVVFDIQSLNKDVKAGMYFDSSIPQGYGVGSSGALVAAIYDKYAQDKITVLENLTREKLLTLKAIFSEMESFFHGKSSGLDPLNSYLSLPILINSKENIEATGIPTQSSDGQGAVFLLDSGIIGETAPMVSIFMENMKKEGFRTMLKNQFIKHTDACVDDFLKGDIKSLFKNTKQLSKVVLNNFKPMIPAQFHELWKNGIETNDYYLKLCGSGGGGYILGFTPDIKKAQLALKDYKLEVVYNF
- a CDS encoding geranylgeranylglycerol-phosphate geranylgeranyltransferase, which codes for MLTRKQKHILIKFFSMFSVIRGYNILVVVLAQYLASIYIFASDKPLKKVLFDVNLLMLVLATAAVIAGGYIINNFYDSEKDLINRPNKTMLDKLVSQNTKLSFYFVLNFSAVVMASYVSFKPVLFFSFYIFSIWFYSHKLKKMPIVGNVVSSILTLTPFFVIFVYYHNFKSVVFVHATFLFLIIAIRELTKDLENIKGDLTLNYRTIPIVYGERTSKKMISVLVIATLFPVYFLIAKFDIGYMYLYFYVCEALLVVYLFLLWRSVTKTHYLWLHNILKIIIVAGVFSILLINIDLVLNRIL
- a CDS encoding pseudouridine synthase, whose amino-acid sequence is MSRHKGGNDKGKSSGRGSDNAKSKTFARGNAPIKKKVAPKAKPTSATNSDLIRLNKYVANSGMCSRREADQHIAMGLVTVNGKVVVEMGYKVKLEDEVRYDGARINPEKKAYVLLNKPKGFATTTSEQKGRTVMDLVANASSSRIKPIGRLGRNSTGLLLFTNDEKIVARFTNSNKGVERLFHLELDKNLKMEDLKKIREGFKVEGKQVGVEEIDYVNNTKNEVGVKIKNTGNTILHTIFEHLKYELVRIDCVQIAHLTKKDIPRGNWKILSEQEVNTLKMM
- the yihA gene encoding ribosome biogenesis GTP-binding protein YihA/YsxC; translated protein: MHIKSAEFVTSNSDASKCPKDRIPEYAFIGRSNVGKSSLINMLTSRKSLAKTSRRPGKTQLINHFIINKDWFLVDLPGYGYAKVSKSTKKVFQKFITHYFENREQLVTAFVLVDIRHKPQPIDQEFMQYLGESGIPFSIIFTKADKLKPKAIENHVEDYKTILLETWEEMPNYFITSSSKDIGKDDVLNYIDGLNENIIIE
- a CDS encoding alpha/beta fold hydrolase, yielding MTRILKKEGKFNYIEVGEGQPIIVLHGLMGGLSNFDAVTTFFSTNGYKVIIPELPIYSMSLLKTNVKAFAKYLYDFIAFKELDNVILLGNSLGGHIGLYHTKMHPDKVKALVITGSSGLYESAMGGGYTKRSDYEVIKKKAQEVFYDPAVATKEIVDEVYETVNDRNKLIKTLAIAKSAIRHNMAKDLPKMTVPTCIIWGRNDGVTPPEVAEEFNLLLPDSDLFWIEKCGHAAMMEHPETFNQILFDWFKKRDI